acagcgaCCTCTGCTGTTGGCTGACCATATGTCTAGATTGGCTGACAATTTCTAGTGAGATGTGCCAAAGTGTTAATGATGGGAAATAATTTTTGGATTTCTTTGAATAACAGATATGTATCACAATCACTAAAATTTGGACATTAACACCCAGCAAACACAACGCACAATGTAATTGTTgctcatttattttgtttaaaatgtaaacacatTGTAGCTactatttttagtcattttccaTATCTTATGTCTACCATTCATATTTCCACTTGAGGAACACCCTCACTGTTATTTATAGctcttcttttttgttttgttttttacaccagatttaataaaattcaatttctgttttaatttacaAGAAGTGAATAaagcaattaaataaaaagattatCCTTCTCAGACACTATCTCAGTTTCTATGAGAATATGATAAtaagaattatattttaaaacaacataGTCATCTAAAACCGCTTGTGATGAAACATTACAACAACACAGGAcctaaagtcggcatgaaatagaagttgcaatagtcttttcttccctagtttggaaactttttttgtttgtttttgaaagtcttttctgctcaccaaagctgcatttattgaatgaaaaatacagtaaaacagtaatattgtgaaatattattacaattcaaaataattgttttctattttaataaatgtaaaaatgtaattaattcctgtgatgcaaagctgaattttcagcatcattagtcttcagtttcacatgatccttcagaaatcatttatatgcggatttgctgctcaagaaacatcttatcaatgttgaaaacagtttttgctgcttaacatttttgtagaaacataccattcaaacatttgtggtaagattttaaaaaataaagagagaaattaatacttttattcatcacggatgcataaattgatcaaaagcgacagtgaagacatttattcaaaaattctatttaataaatactttattaaattaaatacataagtttaattaatgcaaataaataatgttcattgaactttctatcatcaaaaaaatcctgaaaaattatttcacaaaaatattaagcagcacaactgttttcaacatagatgataattataaaaaatcaGCAAATATGCAccaaatctgcatattagaatgatttcttaagaatcatgtgacactgaagactggagtaatgatgctgaaaattcagctttgatcacatttattacattttaaaatagagcAGTTTCTCAAACAGAAAAATGTATAGGCGGGGATTTTGTctattgggaattgattggatggtgaaTCTCATGTGAGCGACAGGTTATCCTGCCTTCTCGccaaacacatcatcagagaagagatgagaaAACGCTGCAAgaagggagagtaaattattttaattaaagattatgagggcacaggattttaaaaaaataataatgatgatgtcCTTGgataaatttataataaatactgcaatattccattaaaaaaagaaagaaatgtcaattttgatttcatggggactttaacaCACAAGTTTTAAATGACACaagttaaaatgaaaactaaaagactttcaaatcacatgagccaatattttattcacaaaagaacatagataacataacaaatgttttaactgagaaattttacaattttatccATTTAATGAGCTcttttcaaatttgatgcctgctacaggtctcaaaaaagttggcatgtggcaaaaaatggctgaaaaagcaagaaattttgaaaaaattcAGCTGGTAGAACATCTAgtaactaattaagttaattgatatcaggtctgtaaacATGATTAGCTATGAAAGGGaagtcttagagaggcagagtctcttaGAAGTAAAGAtaggcagagctgtgaaagagtgtaaaaagattgtggaatactttaaaaaaataatgtaccTCAAGGTCAAATTGcgaaggctttgcaaatctcatcatccaCAGTGTATAACATCATaaaaaagattcagagaaactggagaaatctctgtatGTAAGGGACAAAAGGCCAAAGAACTTTATTGGATGCCTGTGGTCTTTGGGCCCTCAgtcgacactgcatcactcatcgtcatgattgtgtcaatgacattactaaatgggcccaggaatacttccagaaaccactgtcggtaaacacaatccgctgtgccatctgcagatgccaactaaagctctatcatgcaaaaaggaagccatccAGAAGCACCGtcatgtcctgtgggccaaggctcatttaaaatggacatttaaaatggtttcaaagtggaaaagtgttctatggtcagacgagtccaaatttgacattcttgttggaaatcacggacgccgtgtcctccgggctgaagaggagggagaccttccagcatgttatcagcattcagttcaaaagccagtatctctgatggtatggggctGCATAAGTGCGTACGGTATGgccagcttgcatgttttggaaggcactacgAATGCTGAAAgttatataaaggttttagaacaacatatgctcccctccagacgatgtctatttcagggagggccttgtgtatttcagcaggacaatgcaaaaccacatactgcagctattacaacagcatggcttcgtcaTAGAAGAGTCCAGGTgttgaattggcctgcctgcagtccaggggtctcatttataaaactgtgcatagatttcatcctaaaagtgtacgtacgcacaaaagctagattctgtgtacgcacaaaaaaaaaaaaaaaaaatctttcctgagcacaaatccctttataaatcccagtcaacGGAAGATTGTGCATACATGCATCTCCACCTTGTCACCTtgagtttcagctcaaaatacccccatagattttttaaaattatttttgcttatttttgcctataactgcctattttggggcatcattaactatgcaccgattcaggggctgctggccctttaaatctcgtgctccctgcccatCGAGCTCGCGATTCtatatacagtgcatttacaaagttcacacagctaatataaccctcaaatggatctttacaaagtgttcgtcatgcatgctacatgcatgcttcgggtcatgtgagtatagtattttttttggatgtttacatttgattctgaacgagtttgatagtgctccgtggctaaagctaacattacacactgttggagagatttataaagaatgaagttgtgtgtttatgaattataggCTACatactgcaagtgtttaaaaatgaaaatagcaacggctcttgtctccgtgaatacagtaataaatgatggtaactttaaccaacagtagcctacaatagcaacatgctaacgaaacgatttagaaagacaatttacaaacatcactaaaaatatcatgatatcatggatcatgtcagttattatcgctccatctgccatttttcgctattgtccttgcttgcttacctagtctgatgattcggctgtgtacatccagacgttaatactggctgcccttgtctaatgcctttcataatgttgggaacatgggctggcatatgcaaatattgggggcgtacacccccccattatgttgagattcgtctgttcttcggaggtcttttaaacaaatgagatttcgaaggaggaaacaatggagtttgaaactcaatgtatgtcatttccatgtactgaactcttgttattcaactatgccaaggtaaattcaatttttaattctagggcacctttaaaggtgcgcacattctcccgtcaagttGGTTTTttagatcacaacctttgcgtgggaactggcgtacgcacgtttccagccccgtttattgcgtacgcacgctttataaatgagaccccagatctttcacctatagagaacatttggcgcatcattaaacgaaaaatacgtcaaagacgaccacaaactcttcagcagctggaaacctatatcaggtaagaatgggaccaaatttcaacaccaaaactccagaaactcatgaTGCCCAGACgccttcaaactgttttgagaggagatgctacaccatggtaaacatgcctcagtcccaacttttttgagacctgtagcaggcatcaaattttaaatgagctcattttgtgcataaaattgtaaaatttctcagtttaaacatttgttatgttatctatgttctattgaataaaatattggctcatgtgatttgaaagtcttttagttttcattttattcaaattttaaaacacatcccaacatttccggaattcgggttatATAAGAAACTAAAGCAAATCTTGTTGGGGTCATTGTTAAAGTACAAATGATATTTTCTAATCATGAGCTCAAGAGTTTTAAAGAATGAGATTAACTGCTCTCAGTGGCTTCTATACATTATAGTGAATAATTCAAAGTACATACTTCCTTCCTAAAAGAGAATTTCCCCAGTGACCTTGGAACATAAAAGGAGTACTGtttttcctgaaaaaaaagtgccAATAACCAGGTGCATGGGTTAAGCCAAAATACTTTTTGCAGAGTTCAGTGTGAAGTTTAAtttgttctgtttgttgtttttctctatCAGCTCTTTTTATAAAGTGATTCCTCATTAATTAAGTCCTTTGAGTTTTAAAGTCCGTGGACACCCAGCTGACTTGTTccttttgtttcattatatgaatATTAGTGCAGCTTGATAGCCATTATACATTGCTCTAGATAGAACATTTAATTAGAAGCTGATCAAAGTGCTTTTCGAGTGAAATACATGTTAATTCCATAGTGCTTaatgattaccatattcatgaaacattatatatttacattgtaGCCTACTGCAACTTACAAAATTCTGCCCAAAACATGGTATAattacaatttctacaaaacatGTGGTAGAACATTTGTTTAAGTGTGTAGTCTTTCATAAACGAAAATATCCATTTATTTCAATGATGCACTGTTGGCTCATTACAATCACATGAATGACGCAGTTGCATGACTGTAGTTTCAATGTTTCCCGCTAGAAGGCGATACAACGAGCAAGAACCACGTTTTTGCAAGTGCATTATGGGAAAGACGTTCGACGCACATGTGGCCACCTGATCAGTGCTGAAAGATTCCGGAGAAAGAGCTGCACGACTCTATTATCGGCAGCTATTTGTGTAATTAAAACAGGATTAGCCACACATAGTACGATAAAATGAAACCAGGTAAGTTGTTTATAGTTTTCGATGCATTCATTTTGGATTTTAAGGTCGCGCGATGAAACATAAGTGTTTATATGTTGGATTTGCTCGTGTTATCATGCCGGCCAAGTTAGCCACGCGCTTaaagttttcgtgcactaaaCGCTTTTCTATGAGATGTAATGAcattgtttgttattttattagtatgtatttaaacattttgtgtggttttataaagaaaatattgGTTTCGActatatttattgcagtgtataACATTGCGCGTGAGCCATGCCGCGCACGCGGTGCTAAAGCCCCACATGGCTATTAACTAGAGAAACTATTAATTTGTTTCTAAGATTACTTTACTTAGTTGcgttgtatttattattaaataaaaagtgaaTATATTTGATTTTAACTGGACAATGTGCTCAAGGCTTATTTTCATGCTGGAGTTTACACACATTGTTGAGAAACACGTTGTTTCCTCTGTCAGACCATGTTCACGTCGACAACCTAGTAAAAAAAGTAGTTCTGGTTCAGTGAACAACCTCTAGCAAAGACGTAAATATTAGACACAACCCCAAAGTTACCAATGAATGATTTTTAACTTTGTATGTAGTGTAGTTGTGAACAAGTGGTTTAGGGCATTTAAACACCAGGGCCCTGTTGCAACCCTTGTTTATAATAATatcaataatgtgtttttttttttttttttaactacttAATCATAATGTTATTTTACCTGAAGATTTTCCTAATATAAAGTTTGATTTGTTGCAGCTGACTACAGTCTTATATCATTCTGcctgatttttttcttcttcttgtaAACAAAGTCTTACTGTTATTGGTCCAATGAATTAATATTTGAGTTCTCTTGACAGGATTCAGCCCGAGAGGAGGTGGAGGTAGAGGAGGCTTTGGTGGAGGTCGAGGAGGCTTCGGAGAAGGTGGAGGTCGAGGAGGTAGAGGAGGCTTTGGAGGAGGTAGAGGAGGCTtcggaggaagaggaggaggaggaggaggagacagGGGTGGAAGAGGAGGATTTCGAGGAGGTAGAGGTGGTGGTaagcaaaatgttaatttccttttCTATTTAATTTTGGTATTGTCTGACATGCCAGAAAAATTGTGTTTTGATGCATTTCTTTGTGTCTTGTTTGGTAAAGGTGGAGGATTCAGGTCTCCTGGAGGTGAAGGAGGCTTCCGTGGACGAGGGGGTGGCCGTGGCACTCctagaggaagaggaggaggacgaGGAGGGTTCAGAGGGGGCAAAAGGGTGACCGTAGAGCCCCATAGACATGAAGGTGGGTCATCAACGTCACACCTTTCTTGAATTGAGTTTGCTGTTGCTTACAATGTTACATGCTAACATTCTGTTTTAAATGACAGGAGTTTTTATCTGCCGTGGTAAGGAGGATGCCCTGGTCACAAAGAACATGGTGATTGGCGAGTCTGTGTACGGAGAGAAGAGAATAAGTGTTGAGGTGAGCATGTAGTAGCATGTCTCTGAATTTCGCTAGAGTAAGTCTAGAAAGCATTGTATTCATTGCATGTTAATTTTTCCTGATTTAAGGAAGGGGAAACTAAAATTGAGTACAGAGCATGGAATCCTTTCCGGTCAAAGCTGGCCGCAGCCATTTTAGGAGGTGTTGACCAGATCCACATCAAGCCGGGAGCAAAGGTCATGTACTTGGGAGCTGCGTCAGGGACTACTGTATCCCATGTTTCTGACATTGTTGGACCGGTATGTGGaggacttattttttttattgtcgatttattttaacttttttttttttttttttttctctcaatttaATGAGATTTATCTCAaaacataatgactttattctcaaaatttaaagagtttgttctcgacattttatttagacttttttttttctcgaaacacgACTTAAttctaaatttaataattttattctcaacattgtattttgactttttctcaatttaacaagtttaatctcacattaaaattactttaatctcgagatggttttatttttttattattgcttggccctaatcttCCGTAGTCCACATCTGCACACAACATCAGCGAATAAAACTCTTAAACATTTAAAGTTGAAGTGTGTGTTTGGCATAATTCCAggtattgttatattatagttGCTATAATGTATTATAGTTGATTAAGCTGGAATAGCATTTTaacataggaaaaaaaaaaaacattttatatattttagctaAAAAATAGAAGCAATTTACAGTGATTTTTGTGattctttatatattattataatgttaatattttgaattgaggttttgtttatattttagttatttttagttttaatttgtcactttagttttttatatattCTTTGTTTCGGATGTAGTTTCAGTAATTTTTTGTACATCAAACTTTATTTCAGATAGTTGCCAAAAtcccaacattttttatttcttttaattttttcagcTAATATTTGTATATCAGCTTTATTTACGCACTATATTCACagaaaatgattttaatattttaattaacaatacTGATTaatagttaatgttaatgttatagTTATTTAGATGTACGATGCTGTCTTTTGTCAGACATGACACTGTTAGACAGTATCTCTGGAACTATTTGACATTGTctaatttttattcattcacTCACAGGAGGGGTTGGTGTACGCTGTCGAGTTCTCTCACAGATCGGGCAGAGACTTGCTGAATGTGGCCAAAAAGAGAACCAACATTATTCCCATCATTGAAGATGCACGACACCCGCACAAATACCGCATGCTTGTTGGTAAGTTCCTGTGATGTGAACATTTGGAAGGTAAAGAATGCTTATTGCAAGGTTATTTATTAAAGCAATGCCTTGTTTTCTTTAAGGCATGGTGGACGTCATCTTTGCCGATGTTGCTCAGCCTGACCAAACAAGAATCGTCGCCCTCAATGCACACAATTTCCTGAAAAATGGAGGCCATtttgttatttccatcaaggtAGTGTAATGCTGCTAATATGTCGACATTAATCATGTTCTTGCTGCTGTAAAACTTAGTATTCATCAGTCTTCAgttgttaactttttttttttttttttttttttttttccctccatcaGGCTAACTGCATTGACTCAACAGCTGCTCCAGAGGCAGTGTTTGCGTCAGAAGTGAAGAAGATGAGCTCTGAGAACATGAAACCTCAGGAACAGCTGACACTGGAGCCATATGAGAGAGATCATGCAGTTGTTGTGGGAATCTACAGGTGAGTCTTCATGTATAAACCTAAAAGAGCCATGAACATTCagactataaaaaataaaagcaaaagaaTGTTTTGCACAATAATGTGGCCCATAGTTTGAACAGCTGCTTATTTAGACCTGAATTACAATTGGGTTACTTCACCTTGTAGgttgaaatgtttcttgtgtaGTTCagttttgcaaatttatttatttttgcagacCACCACCCAAGCAGAAGAAATGAGGGTCTTGTCATTTTTCATCACTTCACATCCTCCTTTGCTCCTGAAATAACTGCTTCAGCCACTAGATGGACCCAGAGCAGATGACAAAAGACTGATATATCTGAACCATTTTCCTGTTTCCACTTGGATGGGAGTGTATCCCTCTGAATGGCACAGGCAACATATTGTTTATGGAGAGTAACTCTACTCCTGTTTTTCCTTTTGTATGATCATCATCTGTCATGTAATATACTGTACTGAGAGATGAACTTTGTGTTTTGCTTGTAAGAATTATTGGAAGCTACATGTGTTGTCAGCTAAATCAAGTTTTCCAAAGCAGACATTTGTTATGGTTTCTTTGaatatttttagtaaaaaatattttaacaatcgAATGTCATGGCTGTTATTTGTGGAACATTTAcagaaaacacatttgtttaaagattctcctttttttctgtattatgtttGTAACCTCACAAATCTCTGAAACAATTCAAAACTTCCTCTTGTTTTGCTGCTGTTTCAGAAGGCCATAATATAAGGGCTAGATGTGGGTTAATACTCATTTTGGGTCAATTTGTATGACCACTACTAAAAAAGCCTAAGCTGGTTTAGGTTAGTCAAACTTTTGGTCCCATCCTATCTGACAAGTGCCCTAAActccccttaaagggatagttcacccaaaaaataaaaattctgtcatcatttactcactctcaagttgttccaaacctgtataaatttctttgttctgttgaacacaaaggaatatattttaaagaatgggggaaactgaacagttctgggacaccattgactaccatagtatttttttttttttctactatgtAAGTCAATGGTGCCCTAAAGCAGCCTAAGTTACagactttcttcaaaatatcttcctttgtgttcaacagaacaaagaaattcatacaggtttggaacaactcgagattgagaaaatgatgacacaattttcatttttgggtgaactatccctttaaaccagcaacacttttctttttcttgcaaGGCACTGTGTGAGCGTGTCTAGTTAGAGTTGTGATTTATAGAAATTATTAGGAATCTGAATTAAAGGTCCATTATGTTTCCTTGTCTAGAAGTTTTGTGAACATAAGcagacagtgtaaataaatattaaaccgtcaataaattataaagttgccagtttcagttcatttctcaaagtttgaaaattatataggaGGTTGACGATAATTCTTAATTCTTATGCGCAACAATATTGAccgtttttgatcaaatccaatCAGACCTGTGAAAATAGCGTGATTTACGGTTCGATGTGGCTCTGTATTCACTCAGCCATTGGAAATGACATCTTTCAACGTAAAGACAGATTAATTTTAACGTTCTAATGTCAGGGCCGAAGAATGGAAACGAtaaaactaaagtaaaaaaaaatcttaagatAAACGACAGAAACAAACGCCTCTAGGAACCAATTGTAGTTCGTGCGAACGGGGGATCAAATATGAGGTAGCACAACGGAGAGCAGCATGGACAGCTCAAGAAGTGTCAGAAGAACTAAAGAGGAGAAAAAACTGCTTCGAAGGCAAATGAAAGCCAGTCACATATTACTGAAACACGAGGGTATAAGCACAGTGTCACATCCCACAAAGGTACTATGAAGCTTCTTTTCCTGAATTGTCAGAAAGATATAAATCGATCCAGTCAGTTTAAATGTAGAGTACTGCTGCTATATTCCTGTCATTATGTCGTCTTTTCTGAATACTAATCTTACAGTGTTGACAAATATTAGCTGTTtgttattactttttaaaacgAGTGCagtaaaattatgaaatatataaatgatttgTGGCTTCTTCAGTCAAGTCACCACCAGGGATAGTAACCCACATTGAATAAAGGTTATTGCAGGTCTTTGCATCACTTTGCATTGAGATAAATAAGCTGCCAAATAACTTAAACAAGCTTAACTTAAGAGGTCATAGCAAATTGACTTATTTTAGTGTTCACATTAACTCTCAAATGGTGAAATATGCAGTGCATTGCTTTGtatacccaggtgaaaaaaaagtacatttctataatatacttaaagttctCTATTtccgtgcactaattttgtacttaatatactaaaaattcttctttagtacttcttaagatcatcttaagaacatcgaAGTGTACTCAAcggtgctattttgagacaccatgaaatatgaactaaaatgtgcttttaatatactttctctgtatttaaaaaatatatttagttaacACTTGTAGTAAACTAtaggttcaaatgtactataagtggtatttaaatatattttttaaatatagagatagtatattaaaagcacattttagttcatatttcatggtgtctcaaaatagcacagttgagtacacttcaatgttcttaagaagtactaaagaagaatttttagtatattaagtacaaaattagtgcacgaaaatagagaactttaagtatattatagaaatttCACCTACTACTCATAAAAGCAGTCAGTAATGTGTTTGTTCATGAATGTCTGTTATGTAGCATCTGGTGGTGTCTAATGGAGGTTTGGGGAATGGAGTGAGCAGAGAGTCGCTGCTGGAGGTGCTTAAAGAGGGAGGTCCTGTTGAGACGCTTCTCACCCCTCCAGCGAAACCATATGCATTTGTAACATATTCATCAGTTGAAGCAGGCCAGAATGCATATACATTTCTCAATGGACGAGCACTGCAGTGTCAGGAGCAAAGTGTGACACTTTATTTCAGCTATGTGGAGAAAGGTGCTTCACACAGGTCATATCATTATTTTCAGTTGAGCTTTGACCAAAGTGTGTCTAATATGTATCTCATCTTCGATTGTTTGTCAGTGGACGGTGACAGGAGTGTATCCTGTGCTTTGCCTCCTGGTCTGTCTGTGTTGGAGGATTTTGTGTCTCTAGAGGAGGAGCTGCAACTGCTGCAGGCTGTTGATTGGACACCACATACTGATGATGTCACGGGTGAGAGATACTTGATGTCCTCATTCAGATTTATGGCAAATCagcattaaaaacaatatattttctcatatatatatatagcagagTTTTCCCTTAGATAATATTTTGAAGAAGGCAAACCTATTAACATATTAGTAATAATAGTGTGTTTATTTGtgtctttatttttgtatatcAGTGCAGAAAGCTTTGAAACACAGAAGTGTGAAGCATTATGGGTATGAGTTTCGGTACGATAATAATAACGTGGACAAAGACAAGCCCTTACCAGGTGGTAAGTATAAAAATTCCACATTTTGATCATAATAAAGTAGTTGCAGATATTCAACAAGTGTTGATAATGTTTTGTAAAGAAGTGCCGTATGCACAgaggctgcaattatttgatgaaaaaattttaatattaatatattttaaaatgtaattttaactgtgatgtcaaagctgaattttcagcatcattactccagtcttcagtgtcacatgatcctttagaaatcattctaatatgctgatttggtgctcaagaaacaattctttttatcaaagttgaaaacagatgtgctgcttagtatttttatgaaaactgaattttttaaggattctttgataaatagaaagttcataagaacaacatttatttgaaataaaaatcttttgcaacattataaatgtctttattgtcacttttgattaatttaatgtgtccttgctgaataaaagtataatttttttccaaacttttgaatggtagtgtggagatataatatatatataatatatatatattaaatagacACCTGTCATTTTAGGCCTGCCTGCTGAATGTGATGCTTTACTACAAAGATGTTTGGCTGATGGCCACATAAGTGTCCTCCCAGACCAGCTCACTGTAAACCAATACCAAAGTGGACAAGGTAGTACATCATGTATTTACGCAGCTGAGGGGGGATTTATGTCTGTTTATAGGAGTAAATGTTATTGCCTATTACAGGAATTCCTCCTCACGTGGACACTCACTCTGCATTTGAAGACACCATCCTTTCCTTGAGTCTTGGTACAAAGGTATGAATAAACGAAGCACTAAAATGTCAGTCATTATGGATTATGAGCATGTGTTtactttttaattgttttcttttatttgtttacaacGATTGTTTCATACATAAGTATTATGAGTGGGTCAGTGTGATAAAGTGTGGAATAGTGTTCTGTTACACCAGACCTGTTTGCAGCCTTATTGATTGGTTATGGGGTACAGCAACTTTATTGATTATCTGATTTTCCTTTGTCAACACGACGATGGAGATGGAAAATGAACCTCATGATTTTCCTACATGCGAGGATATCTCTGTTTAACATCTTTCCTCTGTTTTCCTCCCATTTTCTTATAGACAGTAATGGACTTTAAACATCCTGACGGGCGTTCTGTCGCTGTGGTGCTGCCAGAGAGAAGTCTGCTAGTGATGAAAGGAGAGAGTCGTTATCTGTGGACTCACGGGTGAGAAACgggatttcttttttttaatcaacaatTTATATACACTATATGCCCAAAAATATGCAAACAACCAAACACTACAGCCATATGTTCTTTGATTTGTCTttgaatttgcattttattactatataattatttaattaattaatgattatctattatttacaaaatattcaacataatataattataaattctTTGTTCTAGGGAGAGATGaacatgttttgtgtgtttCATGTCAGCATAACGCCTCGGAAGTATGATGTGGTACCAGTGTTGGAGGCTGGAGGGTCAGGGGTCATGACCTCTGACTTGAGTAATCTGACCCTGAGTCGCCGTGGTACCAGGATATCGCTGACATTCCGAAAAATCCGGCATTCACCCTGCAACTGTGGTGAGTGTGTGAAGTATTTACTTATGCaagctacatttttttttaaaaagtcttatcTAAGTATAGTA
The sequence above is drawn from the Megalobrama amblycephala isolate DHTTF-2021 linkage group LG13, ASM1881202v1, whole genome shotgun sequence genome and encodes:
- the fbl gene encoding rRNA 2'-O-methyltransferase fibrillarin, coding for MKPGFSPRGGGGRGGFGGGRGGFGEGGGRGGRGGFGGGRGGFGGRGGGGGGDRGGRGGFRGGRGGGGGFRSPGGEGGFRGRGGGRGTPRGRGGGRGGFRGGKRVTVEPHRHEGVFICRGKEDALVTKNMVIGESVYGEKRISVEEGETKIEYRAWNPFRSKLAAAILGGVDQIHIKPGAKVMYLGAASGTTVSHVSDIVGPEGLVYAVEFSHRSGRDLLNVAKKRTNIIPIIEDARHPHKYRMLVGMVDVIFADVAQPDQTRIVALNAHNFLKNGGHFVISIKANCIDSTAAPEAVFASEVKKMSSENMKPQEQLTLEPYERDHAVVVGIYRPPPKQKK
- the alkbh8 gene encoding alkylated DNA repair protein alkB homolog 8 isoform X1, whose amino-acid sequence is MDSSRSVRRTKEEKKLLRRQMKASHILLKHEGISTVSHPTKHLVVSNGGLGNGVSRESLLEVLKEGGPVETLLTPPAKPYAFVTYSSVEAGQNAYTFLNGRALQCQEQSVTLYFSYVEKVDGDRSVSCALPPGLSVLEDFVSLEEELQLLQAVDWTPHTDDVTVQKALKHRSVKHYGYEFRYDNNNVDKDKPLPGGLPAECDALLQRCLADGHISVLPDQLTVNQYQSGQGIPPHVDTHSAFEDTILSLSLGTKTVMDFKHPDGRSVAVVLPERSLLVMKGESRYLWTHGITPRKYDVVPVLEAGGSGVMTSDLSNLTLSRRGTRISLTFRKIRHSPCNCAYPSVCDSQQLPSLPTVPVAEDDACRLESQYVHQVYEEISSHFSSTRHSPWPQVRDFLLSLPPGSVLADIGCGNGKYLGINPEVMSVGCDRSVNLVQISIERGHEAFVSDALSVPLRSGSCDACISIAVIHHFSTQERRQAAVRELIRLLKVGGRALIYVWAMEQEYNNQKSKYLKERTTETSVENGKELKTEEYKSNQQEEHDGKMRSDMTFTEGGFGNATQARIHVHTNRTTFLSQDLLVPWHLKGNADKNKGATSSSTDFPVDNTSQRPVFHRYYHVFQQGELEKLCLGVAGVEVLRSYHDQGNWCVELEKTHYTSSKDDIA
- the alkbh8 gene encoding alkylated DNA repair protein alkB homolog 8 isoform X2 — protein: MDSSRSVRRTKEEKKLLRRQMKASHILLKHEGISTVSHPTKHLVVSNGGLGNGVSRESLLEVLKEGGPVETLLTPPAKPYAFVTYSSVEAGQNAYTFLNGRALQCQEQSVTLYFSYVEKVDGDRSVSCALPPGLSVLEDFVSLEEELQLLQAVDWTPHTDDVTVQKALKHRSVKHYGYEFRYDNNNVDKDKPLPGGLPAECDALLQRCLADGHISVLPDQLTVNQYQSGQGIPPHVDTHSAFEDTILSLSLGTKTVMDFKHPDGRSVAVVLPERSLLVMKGESRYLWTHGITPRKYDVVPVLEAGGSGVMTSDLSNLTLSRRGTRISLTFRKIRHSPCNCAYPSVCDSQQLPSLPTVPVAEDDACRLESQYVHQVYEEISSHFSSTRHSPWPQVRDFLLSLPPGSVLADIGCGNGKYLGINPEVMSVGCDRSVNLVQISIERGHEAFVSDALSVPLRSGSCDACISIAVIHHFSTQERRQAAVRELIRLLKVGGRALIYVWAMEQEYNNQKSKYLKERTTETSVENGKELKTEEYKSNQQEEHDGKMRSDMTFTEGGFGNATQARIHVHTNRTTFLSQDLLVPWHLKAGRAGETVFRCGRC